In one window of Musa acuminata AAA Group cultivar baxijiao chromosome BXJ3-2, Cavendish_Baxijiao_AAA, whole genome shotgun sequence DNA:
- the LOC103968631 gene encoding tetraspanin-8-like, with product MAAFTVFSLVVTNKSIGQVISGKGYKEYRLGDCSHWLQKRVGDRKNWRMIHGCLKEAKVCGRLEDDIGTKASEFYRKNLSPIQSGCCKPPTYCGFTYVNATYWIIPRSGLSSSNPNCKAWSNDQDKLCYGCNACKGGVLANLENGWKKVVILNAALLAFVIVIYSVGCCAFRNNKSHSRHTHFYRGGDH from the exons ATGGCTGCCTTCACCGTCTTCTCCTTGGTCGTGACGAACAAGAGCATCGGCCAGGTGATATCGGGGAAGGGATACAAGGAGTATAGGCTGGGGGACTGCTCGCACTGGCTGCAAAAGAGGGTGGGCGATCGGAAGAATTGGAGGATGATCCATGGCTGCTTGAAGGAGGCCAAGGTCTGTGGCCGTCTCGAAGATGACATCGGCACGAAGGCCTCCGAGTTCTACAGGAAAAACCTGTCACCCATACAG TCTGGTTGCTGCAAGCCGCCAACCTACTGCGGATTCACCTACGTGAATGCTACATATTGGATCATCCCAAGATCTGGTCTCTCTTCATCAAATCCTAATTGCAAGGCATGGAGCAATGACCAAGATAAGCTGTGCTATGGCTGCAACGCATGCAAGGGAGGTGTTCTTGCAAACCTCGAGAACGGGTGGAAGAAGGTCGTCATCTTAAATGCTGCTCTTCTTGCCTTTGTCATCGTCATCTACTCGGTTGGATGTTGCGCATTCAGGAACAACAAGTCTCATAGCCGTCACACCCATTTCTATAGGGGTGGAGATCACTAG